A genomic region of Raphanus sativus cultivar WK10039 chromosome 6, ASM80110v3, whole genome shotgun sequence contains the following coding sequences:
- the LOC108807684 gene encoding putative F-box/kelch-repeat protein At3g17570 produces the protein MVTPNLPWELESEMLSRVPPTSAKQLRLTCKRWYALFKDPIFIKNHLGKAGTQMILKNDDLVYSFSFGFHGYDQVIKFTGKLKRLNNSEDVKISTISHCKGLLLCTTEDDRLVVGNPCTGQTRWIQLKPSSISYAKSFRYHLGYENNNKSWESYKVLSCSHYHHKTPGGCVRQGAFEIYEFNSDSWRVTDAISGDWSFLWGVAKSLKGDSYWLDTGYEDPMNNCIQRFDFTAEKLERLSLPCQGDEHSEVLSSVREEKLALLCQYYSRNTGSFMKIWLTNTNTDEAKDFSWSEFLVVDFGMVDRPVVRSLLVDEENKKVMCCDTYYLNYDEPRTRIYIAGEDIYTQKCL, from the coding sequence TAAACGATGGTACGCTTTATTCAAAGATCCTATATTTATCAAGAACCACTTGGGCAAAGCAGGAACACAGATGATCTTAAAGAATGATGACTTAGTTTATTCATTCAGCTTCGGTTTCCACGGATATGATCAAGTCATTAAGTTTACAGGTAAACTTAAGAGGCTAAATAATTCAGAAGATGTCAAGATATCTACAATCTCTCACTGTAAAGGTTTATTATTATGCACGACCGAAGACGATAGACTCGTGGTTGGGAACCCTTGTACTGGTCAAACCAGGTGGATCCAGTTGAAACCATCTAGTATCAGTTACGCAAAGTCCTTTCGGTATCATTTAGGATAcgaaaacaacaacaaatcgTGGGAGAGTTACAAAGTCTTGAGCTGTAGCCATTATCATCACAAGACTCCAGGTGGCTGTGTTAGACAAGGTGCCTTTGAAATATACGAGTTCAACTCTGATTCATGGAGGGTTACTGATGCTATTAGTGGTGACTGGTCTTTTCTCTGGGGCGTTGCCAAGTCTTTAAAGGGAGATAGTTACTGGTTAGATACAGGGTATGAAGACCCTATGAATAATTGTATACAAAGATTTGATTTCACAGCGGAGAAATTGGAACGTCTCTCTCTTCCATGTCAGGGTGACGAGCATAGTGAAGTTTTATCTTCTGTAAGAGAAGAGAAACTTGCGTTGTTGTGCCAGTACTACTCACGTAATACAGGTTCATTTATGAAGATATGGTTGACCAATACTAATACTGATGAGGCCAAAGATTTTTCGTGGAGCGAATTCTTAGTAGTCGATTTTGGTATGGTAGATAGGCCGGTGGTGAGGAGTTTATTGGTGGACGAGGAGAATAAAAAAGTTATGTGTTGTGATACATACTATCTCAATTACGATGAACCGAGGACCAGAATTTACATTGCTGGAGAggatatatatacacaaaaatgTCTTTAG
- the LOC108807685 gene encoding putative F-box/kelch-repeat protein At3g17570, whose amino-acid sequence MVTPKLPWELESEILSRVPITSIKQLQLTCKRWYVLFKDPRFIEKHFQKAPRQMILKNDESVYSFSFSFHGIHNQVTEFTDKLKSLKDSEDVKISKLFQCESLFLCTTEDNRLVVWNPCTGQTRWILSEPSSNDFPVHHCYYFGYKYNNKWWNNFKILSWFHYYDPINQRYRAGKFEIYESAYDSWRYHGAISDDRSFLWLDVAMSLKGDAYWLDLGIGKPSILRFDFTTERFDRLPLPSTSREHNEVVVLSTVREEKLALLCQYSGSLKMKIWVTNVKTDDTEDLWWREEEKDLSWSEFLVVDLGRIMIDGMPKVKSFLVDEENKKIMCCDTDRHDEHRTIIYIVGEDTHEIVYREGPKGSESRVSPHLFSYVPSLVQIPDKEE is encoded by the coding sequence ATGGTGACTCCCAAACTCCCATGGGAACTGGAATCAGAAATACTTTCCAGAGTTCCAATCACATCTATAAAACAGCTGCAGTTAACTTGCAAACGATGGTATGTTCTATTCAAAGATCCTAGATTTATCGAGAAGCACTTCCAAAAAGCACCAAGGCAGATGATCTTAAAGAATGATGAATCGGTTTATTCATTCAGCTTCAGTTTCCATGGAATCCACAATCAAGTTACTGAGTTTACAGATAAACTTAAGAGTCTAAAGGATTCAGAAGATGTCAAGATATCTAAACTATTTCAATGTGAAAGTTTATTCCTGTGCACGACCGAAGACAATAGACTCGTGGTTTGGAATCCTTGTACTGGTCAAACCAGGTGGATCCTGTCGGAACCATCTAGTAACGATTTCCCAGTGCACCATTGCTATTATTTTGGATACAAATACAACAACAAATGGTGGAATAACTTCAAAATCTTGAGCTGGTTCCATTATTATGATCCCATTAACCAGCGTTACAGAGCTggtaaatttgaaatatatgagtctgcCTATGATTCATGGAGATATCATGGTGCTATTAGTGATGATCGGTCTTTTCTTTGGCTCGACGTTGCCATGTCTTTAAAGGGAGATGCTTACTGGTTAGATTTAGGGATTGGAAAACCTAGCATACTCAGATTTGATTTCACAACAGAGAGATTTGACCGTCTACCTCTTCCTTCTACGAGTCGTGAGCATAATGAGGTTGTAGTTTTGTCAACTGTCAGAGAAGAGAAACTTGCGTTGTTATGCCAGTACTCAGGTTCACTGAAGATGAAGATATGGGTGACCAATGTTAAGACGGATGATACCGAAGATTTGTGgtggagagaagaagaaaaagatttgTCGTGGAGCGAATTCTTGGTAGTGGATTTAGGTAGGATTATGATAGATGGTATGCCAAAGGTGAAAAGTTTCTTGGTGGACGAGGAGAATAAAAAAATCATGTGTTGTGATACAGACCGTCACGATGAACATAGGACAATAATTTACATTGTTGGAGAAGATACACATGAAATTGTCTATAGAGAGGGTCCAAAGGGATCAGAATCACGTGTTTCTCCACATCTCTTCAGTTATGTTCCCAGTTTGGTTCAAATTCCAGACAAGGAAGAGTAA
- the LOC108813381 gene encoding uncharacterized protein LOC108813381, which translates to MASWKKTIATPFKKAATLFNQPQQSPQKGCRRGGRMDAKAREEHERRTVQELQGEVMACGYDDVLVMWSILDKSNSFNNLTS; encoded by the coding sequence ATGGCATCATGGAAGAAAACAATAGCAACACCATTCAAGAAGGCAGCAACACTCTTCAACCAACCGCAGCAATCGCCACAAAAGGGTTGCCGCCGTGGTGGAAGAATGGATGCGAAAGCGAGGGAAGAGCACGAGAGGAGGACTGTACAAGAACTTCAAGGAGAAGTCATGGCTTGTGGATACGACGATGTTCTCGTCATGTGGTCTATTCTTGACAAATCCAACTCCTTCAATAACCTCACTTCTTAA